The genomic segment TCGCCAGGCTTCTAAACCCAATCCCGCAGTGCGTCAGTGCTGCGGGATTTTTTATGGGTGACGAATGTGCTGGATCGACGCCTCTTTGCGCATAGTGTGTTGCACCGTGAGAGGGGATCAGCGTATTCTTCCCTCGCGTCACTGCCTCGCAGGTTAGGCGCTTGTCACAAGTGCAGATTCATAATTCATAGCAGGCATGCCCAATGGAAAACTCTCCTGGCCTAATAGGTTTGCTCCCCATCGCTCTCGTTATCGGCGTCTATTTGCTGGTGCGGTTCTACCGTCGCTGGAAGGAGAAAAAGATCCTTGTTACGCCGCTTCCGCGAGACATGATCAGGTGTCTTGAAGGCTCTGTGCCCTTTTACATCGCGCTTGATCTGGAGGCTCAGGAACGCCTGAGGGTTAAGATAAAGCGCTTTCTTGCAGAAAAAACGTTCTATGGCTGCGCCGGGCTGGTGATTACCGATGACATGCAATTAATCATCGCAGCCGAAGCCTGTCTCTTGATTCTGAATCAGGAGGGTCAAATTTATCCTGGCCTAACCTCGATTCTGGTCTACCCCAGCACCTTTGTCGCGAAACGTGAGGAGCTATCGGAGGATGGCACCCGTTCTGTCTCATCACGCGATTTACTCGGTGAATCGTGGGATACGGGAAAGGTCGTTCTTGCCTGGGACGCAGTAGCGAAGGGAGTCGCTGATTTTGCCGACGGTAACAATGTTGTGCTGCACGAGTTTGCTCATCAACTTGATTCAAGCTCCGGCCGAGCAAACGGCGCGCCGCCATTATCAAACAATAGTTACAAGAACTGGGCGAGGGTTTTGTCAGCCAATTACGAGGACCTCAGGTTGCGCAGTCAGCGGGCCTTGCCCACTGTTATTGATACCTACGGCGCCACCAACCCCGCTGAGTTTTTTGCTGTGGCGACCGAGACATTTTTTGAGCGCCCCCATGAGCTGCATCATCGGCGTCCTGAGTTGTTTGAACAGCTCAGTATTTATTACCGTCTTGATCCGAGAGACTGGGCCCCGCGTGAGGATCCCTGATCAAGTCTCTGTTCGGTAGTGCTTGATTTGCACTTCTTCGCCATAGTCTCCGTAATCTCCCTGGGCTCGCAGCTCGCGAAACTCTCGCCAGGAGAGCCGGCGATAATGAGGCTTATCTCGGCTATTGATGGCTGAGGGGAGGGGTGTGACGACGCAGTCCATAGCCGGGTTCAGAAAGAACACAATGCTGTATCGGTCGCTTCCTGAACTTGCGCGCACTCGGTGTAGCGGCGCTTTGAATCGGTCGTTGGACCAGACTTGCAGCATATCGCCGATATTGATCGTTAGGGCACCCTTCACGGGGCTAACATCATGCCACCCGTCGTGGTAAATCTGCAGACCAGCCACATCACCTTGCTGCAATACTTTAAGCCCGCCTGCATCTGTGTGTTCACTGATACCGAGCGGGCCTGCCGCCGGCGCATCGGTGTCGGCCAGCGCGTCATTCACCGGGTAGTAATTGAGTCGCGTGAAGGAAGAATGGGCCGGATCGAAAGCGTTTCGAAGCGCACTGCTCTCGGCGCCCAGCGCCTGGCTGAACGCGTCCAGAAGATCGAGAGATAAGTGACGACAGCGATCTGAGTATAACTCCATCGTGCGCCGAAAGTGCTGCCGCCCCGCAGGCCACGGAATCGAGAACCCGGGCCCGAAATCGAAGATTTCCTTGCGATCGCGGCGCTGCTTCGTGAGTTCCCGGTCGTAGTAGCCCCAGGGATTGTCTAGAGTTCGAACGACCGCCTGCTTTTCCGCCATGGACTGGGTAAAGAACAAGGTAGTTTCACTCAGTGCGTCACGGTTGATGTCGTTTGCAAGCGGATGGTTAACCAGGTTGAAAATCCCATAGTCCTCGCAGGCCTCTATGATTGCCTCCCGCACGGTGGCTGGGTCGTCCTCGAAATTAATCAGTGGAATTTGGGTCATAGCACTACGGCAACTGTCTGCCAGGTATTGTTATTGCAGGGGTGTTGTTCATTGCGTTTTTATACCGCGAGGTATTTGTCCAAATCAAGTACCTCCGGCGCAGTATCGTGCAAAAATTCTTTCGCATAACGTAAATAGATTTCTTCGCGCAGGAAGAGTTCAAAACAATCCCGGTCGAGATGGTCATCCAATACCATCTTGTGCAGGATATCGATGGCTGCAGCAACTGTTTTGGCTTTTTTATAGGGCCTGTCGGCCGCTGTGAGTGCTTCGAACACATCTGCAATGGCCAGCAATCGCTCGGGAATACTCAGTTGATCGCCGGGCAAACGGCGCGGGTAACCTGTGCCTTTCAGAGTCTCGTGATGTGTTGATGCATAGCGGGGTACGTTTTTTAGTTCCTCCGGAAACGGCAGGCTCTCGAGCATCTTGATGGTGCTGATCATGTGCTCGTTAATCTTGAAGCGATCCTCTTTGGTCAGGGTGCCACGTGAAACCGTCAGATTATAGATTTCCCCCTGGTTATAAAGATTGTCCGGAATGTCCATGTCTATGCCGAGAGCAGGCGGATAATCAGCCGACTGTTCGCGACCGATGACGTGCTCGGGCTTGTCAGCCAGCAGGTGTTCCGTTGCGGGCAGGTCTTGTCTGGTGGTTTTGTTGCGCAGTTCTTCCAATGGTGATAACCCGAGACGGTTGTCGAAGTGGCGTTGCCAGGTGCGTTGGGCAATGGTCTTGATCCTCTCCTGCTTGTCCGCGTCAAGAAACTCTCCGCCGATATTACAACTGGCAACGAAGGCAAAATCTTTCATTAGCTGAGTCTGTTTTTCCTCTAGCCGATCGAAATGCATCGGCTGCAGATCAGGCGCTGCTGCGCATTGTTTCAGGTAGTCAATTTCTGCATCTCGCCAAAGCACCTCAAAGCGCATCCGGATTTCGTGTATCCGGTTGTAGATGGTTTCCAGCTTACTTCCCTTATCTACAATGTGTTCCGGCGTGGTGATCTTGCCGCAATCGTGCAGCCAGGCAGCGATGCGGAATTCACGCCACTTATCGTCCGAATCAATATGGAACGCCTTAAATGCAGGATGATCACTGGCCGAAGCGCTCTCTGCCAGCATAAGCGCGAGCTCGGGTACGCGCTTGCAGTGTCCGCCGGTATAGGCTGATTTATCGTCGATTGCCTGTCCGATCACTTCGATAAAGGCATCCATCAGCGCGCGCTGGGCCGTCTCGTGTGTCTGTATCGCGCTTACCATGCTCACCATGGATTCAGACAAATCGTCGAGCTCGCGGATATGGGAATTCACCCGGGTGACGCTGGCGTATTCCCGTCGCCGCACCTTGTCGTTCTCCAGTGCCAGCTGTTTTACCGGTCGAACAATCGGATTGGCAAGAAACCAGGTGACAGGAACGAGTAACAGCAGAAATAGTGCCGTGGCGATCATTGATACTCTGACTTGTTCAAGAAACGGCCTGACCACGGCATCTCTGGGGGACAATACACCCAGAAACAGCTGGTGCTCCCTAGCGCCTGTCGAGGCCGCATAGGCCAGATAAATATCGTCATTTAACGATGTCTCGACCAGTGTGCCCTGGAGCTCGGGATTGTGGGCGATGGTTGTGAGTATTTGGGTGGGAATTGCCTCCGAGCGATGCCCGGCGGGCGTCTTGTCTGTGGCGCTCATAGCGCGAAGGTCCGGTTGGGTTACGATAGAACCTCCTGCATTTTCGTGCGCTGTACGTATCGGTAACGGAGGGGCAGCTACTGCAGTCTTATCGGCCTTACTGGAAGCGATCACCTCGCCCGCGCGATTAAACAGGTAAATCTCTCCCTGGTTGGCGACATGATGTTGCCGCAGGTACGCGGAGACCGTCTCCATCGTCATATCGATGGCGACCACAGTGCCCGTCTCTTGCAGCCGTTTCGACATCGTACGACCGGGAATGCCCAGCTGCGCGAACATATAGGGGGACGTGACGTGAACTCCGGTGGCTGCCATTGCGCTCGAATACCAGGGGCGTGACCGTACATCAAAACTAGTAGGCTCCGATCTACTGATCCGTGTCTCCAGTTCTGCGTTGAGGTAGCGATAGTGTCGCTCCTTACCATGTTTTTTTATCTCATCGGAGATGACGACCCAGCGGTCGGCGGGTGCTGCCTGTAACGATGTGCGTGCGAGTTGACTGGCATTGAGGTTAATCACCTCGTAAAAGCTGTCGTCTTTCCTGCCCAGGTAGATGCCGTGGTACAACGGGTTTTTCAGTAATACTTCGGTGAAGATCGTCAGGTGCGCGGATTCCGACTGCGGATCTTGCAAGGCCGGGTTATCAGCAAGCAGGTCGATAATGTTGGCGTTGATAAGGCCGATGTTACGCAGTTCGCCGGTCACCCTGTTGGCGGTTGCGGTGTAAATATCGGTGGCGACCTCGCGCGCCATGGCCTGACCAAAATAGTACTGCAGGCCAATCGCCAGGCTCGCGGTAAGCAGTGTGACAACAATAAAGGCGGTCACCACGGTAAAGCGAATTGTGGAGTGCGTTTTTCGAAAAAATTGCAGCATCAGTTAGCGTACCACAGCGTTTTGTGTAGACACCATGCGCTAATTTTATTATCAATCAGTTTTGCTTGCTGCGTATTGAGGTTGCAGCCAGATGGGAGATGGGAATGAAAAAAAGCCGCAATGTGATCATTGCGGCTGTCTGTCGTGAAGATGAAGCGCAGCATCGCGTGCTATTGGCGGCTCCTCGAATGTGAGTAGAAGCCGCTAAAATAAACTAGCGGTGACGTTAAATATCTGCAGCCTCAAGATCAAATGTCTTTTGGTCTGTTGTCTCTGAATTGGTGACTTTAATGGTGACTTTGTATTGCCCCGCGACGATGTTACCGGCCGCCCACCCCAGCACCCCCGTAGAGGCATTACCGGGTGGCG from the Candidatus Marimicrobium litorale genome contains:
- a CDS encoding zinc-dependent peptidase; translation: MENSPGLIGLLPIALVIGVYLLVRFYRRWKEKKILVTPLPRDMIRCLEGSVPFYIALDLEAQERLRVKIKRFLAEKTFYGCAGLVITDDMQLIIAAEACLLILNQEGQIYPGLTSILVYPSTFVAKREELSEDGTRSVSSRDLLGESWDTGKVVLAWDAVAKGVADFADGNNVVLHEFAHQLDSSSGRANGAPPLSNNSYKNWARVLSANYEDLRLRSQRALPTVIDTYGATNPAEFFAVATETFFERPHELHHRRPELFEQLSIYYRLDPRDWAPREDP
- a CDS encoding isopenicillin N synthase family dioxygenase; amino-acid sequence: MTQIPLINFEDDPATVREAIIEACEDYGIFNLVNHPLANDINRDALSETTLFFTQSMAEKQAVVRTLDNPWGYYDRELTKQRRDRKEIFDFGPGFSIPWPAGRQHFRRTMELYSDRCRHLSLDLLDAFSQALGAESSALRNAFDPAHSSFTRLNYYPVNDALADTDAPAAGPLGISEHTDAGGLKVLQQGDVAGLQIYHDGWHDVSPVKGALTINIGDMLQVWSNDRFKAPLHRVRASSGSDRYSIVFFLNPAMDCVVTPLPSAINSRDKPHYRRLSWREFRELRAQGDYGDYGEEVQIKHYRTET
- a CDS encoding HD domain-containing phosphohydrolase, coding for MLQFFRKTHSTIRFTVVTAFIVVTLLTASLAIGLQYYFGQAMAREVATDIYTATANRVTGELRNIGLINANIIDLLADNPALQDPQSESAHLTIFTEVLLKNPLYHGIYLGRKDDSFYEVINLNASQLARTSLQAAPADRWVVISDEIKKHGKERHYRYLNAELETRISRSEPTSFDVRSRPWYSSAMAATGVHVTSPYMFAQLGIPGRTMSKRLQETGTVVAIDMTMETVSAYLRQHHVANQGEIYLFNRAGEVIASSKADKTAVAAPPLPIRTAHENAGGSIVTQPDLRAMSATDKTPAGHRSEAIPTQILTTIAHNPELQGTLVETSLNDDIYLAYAASTGAREHQLFLGVLSPRDAVVRPFLEQVRVSMIATALFLLLLVPVTWFLANPIVRPVKQLALENDKVRRREYASVTRVNSHIRELDDLSESMVSMVSAIQTHETAQRALMDAFIEVIGQAIDDKSAYTGGHCKRVPELALMLAESASASDHPAFKAFHIDSDDKWREFRIAAWLHDCGKITTPEHIVDKGSKLETIYNRIHEIRMRFEVLWRDAEIDYLKQCAAAPDLQPMHFDRLEEKQTQLMKDFAFVASCNIGGEFLDADKQERIKTIAQRTWQRHFDNRLGLSPLEELRNKTTRQDLPATEHLLADKPEHVIGREQSADYPPALGIDMDIPDNLYNQGEIYNLTVSRGTLTKEDRFKINEHMISTIKMLESLPFPEELKNVPRYASTHHETLKGTGYPRRLPGDQLSIPERLLAIADVFEALTAADRPYKKAKTVAAAIDILHKMVLDDHLDRDCFELFLREEIYLRYAKEFLHDTAPEVLDLDKYLAV